The following proteins are co-located in the Cutaneotrichosporon cavernicola HIS019 DNA, chromosome: 3 genome:
- a CDS encoding uncharacterized protein (G-X-X-X-Q-X-W domain-containing protein): MLALLKLSVLAALAAAQICAPGGGGGPSTTTPPPTTTPPPSASGTVIHPGSHTNLCVDIAGAKMANGTPVQVYQCNGTPAQAFTLVRGNQQVKVAGTNFCLDAGSNPANGAKLHLWTCYSGLPQQQWYYTNDNRLALTNMGLCLDLTDGRASNGNQLQVWACGNGNANQVWTSNVSGGSAQRRWYHE; this comes from the exons AtgctcgctctcctcaagctctccgttctcgccgccctcgctgccgcACAGATCTGCGCtcccggcggcggcggtggcccctcgaccaccacccctcctcccaccaccacccctcccccctctgCGAGCGGTACCGTGATCCACCCCGGAAGCCACACCAACCTCTGTGTCGATATCGCCGGGGCCAAGATGGCTAATGGCACGCCTGTCCAGGT GTACCAGTGCAACGGCACCCCCGCCCAGGCGTTCACCCTCGTCCGTGGCAACCAGCAGGTCAAGGTTGCGGGCACCAACTTCTGCCTCGACGCTGGCTCCAACCCTGCCAACGGCGCCAAGCTCCACCTGTGGACCTGCTACTCTGGTCTCCCTCAGCAGCAGTGGTACTACACCAACGACAACCGTCTCGCCCTGACCAACATGGGTCTCTGCCTTGACCTGACCGACGGCCGCGCCAGCAACGGCAACCAGCTTCAGGTCTGGGCGTGTGGTAACG GCAACGCCAACCAGGTCTGGACGTCGAACGTTTCTGGCGGGTCGGCCCAGCGCCGCTGGTACCACGAGTAG
- a CDS encoding uncharacterized protein (Cytoplasmic phospholipase A2, catalytic subunit) translates to MHTGIALVALAAAAQALAQEPDNPQWDLAKRELGWEVRQAIQRDTEVIDPADVPDVIANSESFLLSGNKDYVPYTVPCPQDVTWIRSSTGGVSQSEKDYLAKRKPILDQAFQNMMSKAGLSTPPRTPVIALSLSGGGYRAMINGLGMTQGFMSQSEESSNAGTGGWMDATSYMTGLSGGSWATGSFMANGGMLPTDILQKVLNLDSNLIFPADGKVSFYFNMVSNVRGKAAEGFPTAITDYWSLALGNHLLPPQWRLDTSPNITFSGLLDNVPQLQNAELPVPIIIAAEREPGETVVPDNSTVWEFTPWEYGSWAVGQNNNKTSGFFTPIEYIGTNMTGGKPADMNKCRKGFDQMSFIMGTSSTLFNAGLLQLAQVQSSSLIDLIKDILSDVASAKNDVAEYVNFAANYLNLPNAISNLEHLTMVDAGETNQNIPIEPLLMPGRNVDAIIAFDNSADTTYSWPNGSSLVTTYNRALKFQEDFGITIRMPKVPSTNGFVAQGLNQRPVFFGCNDTEAPIIVYIPHYPWTWYSNSSTYQLQYDTPSALSQMENAMRSVTLNGTVSEWPKCLACAMSDRAFGYTAANRTQECQACFNTWCWDGTDVATTVEGDYEPVMGVTPTWLAEKGLSNNVQTSGITLASATAKPSAAKPLIGGASIVAALAAATLGAIMTVLH, encoded by the exons ATGCACACTGGTatcgccctcgtcgccctcgcagCGGCCGCCCAGGCCTTGGCCCAGGAGCCCGACAACCCGCAATGggacctcgccaagcgtgAACTCGGCTGGGAAGTCCGCCAGGCCATCCAGCGGGACACTGAGGTGATCGATCCTGCCGACGTCCCCGATGTCATCGCCAACTCGGAGagcttcctcctcagcgGCAACAAGGACTACGTACCTTACACCGTTCCTTGCCCACAGGACGTCACCTGGATCCGCTCCTCCACCGGC GGCGTTAGCCAGAGTGAGAAGGACtacctcgccaagcgcaagccGATCCTCGACCAGGCGTTCCAGAACATGATGTCCAAGGCCGGACTGTCGACGCCTCCTCGCACGCCTGTCAtcgccctctccctctcggGTGGCGGCTACCGTGCTATGATCAACGGTCTGGGAATGACGCAGGGCTTCATGAGCCAGAGCGAGGAGTCGAGCAACGCCGGCACcggtggatggatggacGCCACGTCCTACATGACCGGTCTTTCCGGCGGCTCATGGGCGACCGGCTCGTTCATGGCCAACGGCGGCATGCTCCCCACCGACATTCTCCAGAAAgtgctcaacctcgactcAAACCTCATTTTCCCCGCCGATGGTAAGGTGTCATTTTACTTTAACATGGTTTCCAACGTGCGAGGCAAGGCCGCCGAAGGCTTCCCGACCGCTATCACAGACTACTGGTCCCTCGCACTCGGCAACCACCTCCTGCCCCCACAATGGCGTCTCGACACCTCGCCCAACATCACCTTTAgcggcctccttgacaATGTTCCGCAGCTCCAGAACGCCGAGCTCCCCGTCCCGATCATCATTGCTGCCGA GCGCGAGCCGGGAGAGACGGTCGTGCCGGACAACTCTACGGTCTGGGAGTTTACGCCCTGGGAGTACGGCTCGTGGGCCGTCGGCCAGAACAACAACAAGACGAGCGGCTTCTTTACACCTATCGAGTACATTGGCACGAACATGACCGGAGGCAAGCCCGCCGACATGAACAAGTGCCGCAAGGGCTTTGACCAGATGAGCTTTATCATgggcacgtcgtcgacgctgtTCAATGCCGGTCttctccagctcgcgcaggtcCAGTCGTCCAGCCTCATTGACCTGATCAAGGACATTCTCTCTGATGTCGCCAGCGCCAAGaacgacgtcgccgagtaTGTCAATTTTGCTGCCAACTACCTCAACCTCCCGAACGCCATCTCCAACCTAGAGCACCTGACCAtggtcgacgccggcgagaCGAACCAGAACATCCCCATCGAGCCGCTTCTCATGCCCGGCCgcaacgtcgacgccatcaTTGCATTCGACAACTCAGCCGATACCACGTACTCGTGGCCCAACGGCTCGTCGCTGGTGACGACGTACAACCGTGCCCTCAAGTTCCAAGAGGACTTTGGCATCACCATTAGAATGCCCAAGGTGCCGTCGACCAACGGTTTCGTCGCCCAGGGCCTGAACCAGCGCCCGGTCTTCTTCGGGTGCAACGACACCGAGGCACCCATTATCGTCTACATTCCCCACTACCCGTGGACGTGGTACTCTAACTCGTCGACGTACCAGCTGCAGTACGACACTCCGTCGGCCCTCTCTCAGATGGAGAACGCGATGCGCTCGGTGACGCTGAACGGTACCGTCTCCGAGTGGCCCAAGTGTCTTGCGTGTGCTATGTCGGACCGCGCGTTTGGTTacaccgccgccaaccgCACGCAAGAGTGCCAGGCGTGCTTCAACACCTGGTGCTGGGACGGCACGGATGTCGCCACGACTGTTGAGGGCGACTACGAGCCTGTGATGGGTGTGACGCCGACGTGGCTCGCGGAGAAGGGTCTCTCGAACAATGTCCAGACGTCGGGCATCACGTTGGCTTCCGCGACCGCCAAGCCCTCGGCTGCCAAGCCTCTTATTGGTGGTGCTTCGATCGTTGCTGCCCTCGCGGCTGCCACACTGGGCGCGATCATGACCGTCTTGCACTAG